The Candidatus Thermokryptus mobilis sequence TGAATCAAAGACAACAGCTATGTAATCTGGCTTCTCTTCTTCAAGGATTTTTATCAATGAGTTTGTGAATCCATAAATTGCGCTTACATTCATCCCACCCGATGTGACAAGTGGTCTTCCAATAAAGGCATAATAAGCGCGATAGGCGAGTGCAGTCCCATCAAGGAGAAAAAGTTTTTCTTTCTTTGACATCTGACGGAATGAATTTTTTGTTTTTGTCTTCAATTTAAACTTAACCCTGAGCCGAGAAAAAAGCAAGAGTTTGAATTTTTATGGGTTGATTAATGAAGAAAGTTTTTTTATTTTTAATCGGAAAAAATTAAGACGGAGCGAAGGATGAAATTTTTGATTTATCTTTCTTTAATTTTCATTGCTTTAACACAAACAAATGTTCAAAAAGGAGGGGTTAAAAAGATGTTTGCTATCAAATCAAGCGCTTTTAAGGACGGGGAGACAATCCCAAAAAAATTCACTTGCGATGGTCAAGATTATTCCCCTGAGCTAACTTGGGAAAATGCTCCCGCTGGAACTAAAAGTTTTGCTCTGATATGTGAGGACCCAGATGCCCCTGGTGGAACTTTCATCCATTGGGTTATTTACGATATTCCTGCGAATGTGACAAAGCTTAACGAGAATGTCAAAAAAGTTGGACTTGTTGATGACAAGATCAAACAGGGTGTGAATGATTTCGGGCGTATTGGATACGGTGGTCCTTGCCCACCGCGAGGTCATAAACCCCACAGATATATTTTCAAACTTTATGCTCTTGATGTTGAAACACTTGGTTTAAACTCTGGGGCAACAGCTGAACAGGTTGAGTCCAAAGCTAAGGGACATATCCTTGGCGAAGCGAGAATAACAGGAATTTATGGCAGATGAAAACCAAAATCTTCCGCGATGGTTAAGTTGATAATCGGCGATATAAGAGAGGTTTACAAGTTTCTTGAAGATAACAGCATTGATTGTGTTATAACTTCTCCTCCTTATTGGCGACAGCGTGATTATGGTGTTGACGGGCAGATAGGACAGGAAGAGACACCTGAAAAATATGCTTCTGAAATTGCCAATGTTTTTGGGTTGCTTTGGGATAAACTTAAAAAGACGGCGACGGTTTTT is a genomic window containing:
- a CDS encoding YbhB/YbcL family Raf kinase inhibitor-like protein, encoding MKFLIYLSLIFIALTQTNVQKGGVKKMFAIKSSAFKDGETIPKKFTCDGQDYSPELTWENAPAGTKSFALICEDPDAPGGTFIHWVIYDIPANVTKLNENVKKVGLVDDKIKQGVNDFGRIGYGGPCPPRGHKPHRYIFKLYALDVETLGLNSGATAEQVESKAKGHILGEARITGIYGR